Sequence from the Rhizobium sp. TH2 genome:
GCGCATAGGCCGCCGAAAGGATCACGCCGGATGTCGCGAAGATTGCCACCCAGGTGTTGGCGCGGAAGGCGCCGAGCAGGGTCAGAAACTCGCCGACGAAACCGGACGTGCCGGGCAGACCGACATTGGCCATGGTGAAGACCATGAAGGCGACGGCGTATTTCGGCATGATGTTGACGAGGCCGCCATAGGCGTCGATGTCGCGGGTATGCATGCGGTCGTAGATCACGCCGACGCAGAGGAAGAGCGCGCCAGAGACGATGCCGTGCGACAGCATCTGGAACAATGCGCCCTGTACACCCTGCACATTGGCGGCGAAAATGCCCATCGTCACATAGCCCATATGGGCGACCGAGGAATAGGCGATCAGCTTCTTCATGTCCTCCTGCATCATCGCCACCAGCGAAGTGTAGATGATCGCGATGATGGAGAGCGCGAAGACGAAGGGTGCGAAATACTCAGATGCCAGCGGGAACATCGGCAGCGAGAAGCGGAGGAAACCGTATCCGCCGAGTTTTAGCAGGATGCCCGCCAGAATGACGGAGCCCGCCGTCGGTGCCTGGACGTGCGCATCCGGCAGCCAGGTATGAACCGGCCACATCGGCATCTTCACCGCGAAAGAGGCGAAGAAGGCGAGCCACAGATATGTCTGCATCTGCGGCGGGAACTTGTGCGCCAGGAGCGCCGTGATGTCGGTCGTGCCGGCATCCCAGTACATCGCCATGATGGCGAGCAGCATCAGCACCGAGCCGAGCAGAGTGTAGAGGAAGAACTTGTAGGATGCGTAGACCCTGTCCTTGCCGCCCCAGACACCGATGATGATGAACATCGGGATCAGGCCGGCTTCGAAGAACACGTAGAACAGCACGATATCGAGCGACACGAAGACGCCGAGCATCAGCGTTTCGAGCAGCAGGAAGGCGATCATGTATTCCTTCAGCCGGTTCTCGATCGAGGTCCAACTCGCCAGCACGCAGAACGGCATGAGGAACGTGGTCAGCACCACGAACAGCATCGAGATGCCATCGACGCCGAGATGGTAGGAAATTCCGGTGTTCAGCCAATTCATCTTCTCGACGAATTGGAAGCCGGCATTGGCATTGTCGAAGCTGATCCAGACGACCAGCGACAGAAGGAAGGTGGCAACCGTCGTGAACAGCGAGATATAGAGCACGTTCTGGCGTCCGCTCTCGCCGTCGCCGCGCATGGCGAGCAGGATCGCCACGCCGACCATCGGCAGGAAGGTGACCGTTGAAAGAAGTGGCCAATCGGTCATCAGAAGGAACTCCCGAGCATCATCCAGGTAACAAGGCCGGCGATACCGATCAGCATCACGAAGGCGTAGTGATAGAGGTAACCGGTCTGCACGCGCACAACCTGGCCGGTGACATCGACGACGCGCGCGGCAATACCGTTCGGCCCGAGCCCATCGATGACGGTGCCGTCACCCTGCTTCCACAGGAACCGGCCCAGCCATTTCGAGGAACGGACGAACAGGAAGTCGTAAAGTTCGTCGAAATACCACTTGTTGAGCAGGAACTTGTAGAGACCGCTCTGCTGGCGGGCGAAGTAGCCCGGCAACTCCGGAGAACGGATGTAGAAGAGGTAGGCGACCGCCAATCCGATCACCATGGCGATGAAGGACGACCATTTCACCAGCAGCGGGACGTGGTGATAGTGCTCTAGGATTTCATTGCCGGGCGCAGTGAACAGCGCGCCCTTCCAGAAACCAGCATATTCCTCGCCGAAGAAGTTGCCGTGGAAGATCACGCCGGCGAGCAGCGCGCCGATGGCGAGCAGGTAGAGCGGCACAAGCATGACATTCGGCGATTCATGGACGTGATGCATCACGTCATGCGACGCACGCGGCTTGCCGAAGAAGGTCATGAAGATCAGACGCCAGGAATAGAAGCTGGTGAACACGGCGGCGATGACCAGCAGCGAGAAGGCGAAGCCGGCGAGCGGGCTGTGGGCTGCCCAGGACGACTCGATGATCGCGTCCTTCGAGAAGAAGCCCGATGTGCCGATCAGCGTGCCGGGAATACCGACGCCAGTGATGGCGATCGTACCGATGATCATCATCCAGAAAGTTTTCGGGATATGTTTGCGCAAGCCGCCCATGTAACGCATGTCCTGCTCGTCGGAGACGGCGTGGATGACCGAGCCGGCGCAAAGGAACAACAGCGCTTTGAAAAAGGCGTGCGTGAACAGGTGGAAGATCGCCGCGCCATAGGCACCGAGACCGAGCGCCACGAACATGTAGCCGAGCTGTGAGCAGGTCGAATAGGCGATGACGCGCTTGATGTCGTTCTGCACGAGCCCGACCGAGGCCGCGAAGAAGGCGGTGATGGCGCCCACGAACGTCACGACCATGAGCGCCGTATGCGAATGTTCAAACAACGGCGACATGCGGGCGACGAGGAAGACGCCGGCGGTGACCATGGTCGCGGCATGGATGAGGGCCGAGACCGGGGTCGGGCCTTCCATTGCATCAGGCAGCCAGGTGTGCAGCAGGAACTGCGCCGACTTGCCCATCGCGCCCATGAAGAGCAGCAGGCAGACGCCGGTGACCGCGCCAGCCTTGTCGAGATGATAGCCGAACAGGGTCAGTACCGTATCGCCTGCGACATGCGCCGCACCTTCGGCGGTGGCTGCGGCTTCCGCACCATGCTCGGCGGCAGCCGGCACATAGGTCGCGGCGGCCGCGAAGATCGATTCCAGGTTGATCGAGCCGAACAGTACGAAGCAACCCGCGATACCAAGCACGAAGCCGAAGTCACCGACGCGGTTGACGATGAAGGCCTTGATTGCGGCGGCATTGGCCGACGGCTTCTTGTACCAGAAGCCGATCAGCAGATAGGACGCGAGACCGACGCCTTCCCAGCCGAAGAACATCTGCAGCAGATTATCAGCGGTCACCAGCATCAGCATGGCGAAGGTGAAGAGCGAGAGATAGGCGAAGAAGC
This genomic interval carries:
- a CDS encoding NADH-quinone oxidoreductase subunit M — translated: MTDWPLLSTVTFLPMVGVAILLAMRGDGESGRQNVLYISLFTTVATFLLSLVVWISFDNANAGFQFVEKMNWLNTGISYHLGVDGISMLFVVLTTFLMPFCVLASWTSIENRLKEYMIAFLLLETLMLGVFVSLDIVLFYVFFEAGLIPMFIIIGVWGGKDRVYASYKFFLYTLLGSVLMLLAIMAMYWDAGTTDITALLAHKFPPQMQTYLWLAFFASFAVKMPMWPVHTWLPDAHVQAPTAGSVILAGILLKLGGYGFLRFSLPMFPLASEYFAPFVFALSIIAIIYTSLVAMMQEDMKKLIAYSSVAHMGYVTMGIFAANVQGVQGALFQMLSHGIVSGALFLCVGVIYDRMHTRDIDAYGGLVNIMPKYAVAFMVFTMANVGLPGTSGFVGEFLTLLGAFRANTWVAIFATSGVILSAAYALWLYRRVIFGALEKEKLKAMLDLSPREQLILYPLVVLTIFFGVYPAPVFDATAASVDLLVNNYTAAIQAAHDVASTAH
- the nuoL gene encoding NADH-quinone oxidoreductase subunit L, with amino-acid sequence MLIYKLIVFLPLLGAFIVGLGGSSIGAKASEYITTGLMLIVAVLSWYVFFDVAMSENGQHITVPVMRWVQSGGVDVEWALRIDTLTAVMFVVVNSVSSLVHVYSIGYMHHDPHRPRFFAYLSLFTFAMLMLVTADNLLQMFFGWEGVGLASYLLIGFWYKKPSANAAAIKAFIVNRVGDFGFVLGIAGCFVLFGSINLESIFAAAATYVPAAAEHGAEAAATAEGAAHVAGDTVLTLFGYHLDKAGAVTGVCLLLFMGAMGKSAQFLLHTWLPDAMEGPTPVSALIHAATMVTAGVFLVARMSPLFEHSHTALMVVTFVGAITAFFAASVGLVQNDIKRVIAYSTCSQLGYMFVALGLGAYGAAIFHLFTHAFFKALLFLCAGSVIHAVSDEQDMRYMGGLRKHIPKTFWMMIIGTIAITGVGIPGTLIGTSGFFSKDAIIESSWAAHSPLAGFAFSLLVIAAVFTSFYSWRLIFMTFFGKPRASHDVMHHVHESPNVMLVPLYLLAIGALLAGVIFHGNFFGEEYAGFWKGALFTAPGNEILEHYHHVPLLVKWSSFIAMVIGLAVAYLFYIRSPELPGYFARQQSGLYKFLLNKWYFDELYDFLFVRSSKWLGRFLWKQGDGTVIDGLGPNGIAARVVDVTGQVVRVQTGYLYHYAFVMLIGIAGLVTWMMLGSSF